The sequence below is a genomic window from Luteimonas viscosa.
TCGCCAAGCTCAAGCCGGGGCAGCGCGTGGAACTGGTCGCCGACGCGCTGCCCGGCAAGCGTTTCACCGGCACCGTGGATCGGGTGTCGCCGGTGGTGGACACCGGGACCGGCACCTTCCGCGTGGTCACCGCGTTCGCCGGCGACGGCGGGCTGCAGCCGGGCATGTTCAGCCGGCTGTCGATCAATTACGACCAGCGCGCGGACGCGCTGGTGGTGCCGCGCGTCTCGCTGCTCGAGGATGGCGGCGAACCGGCGGTGTATGCGGTCCGCGACGGCAAGGCCTCGCGGGTCGCGGTGACGCTCGGTTATGCGGACGGCGGCTGGATCGAGGTGCGCGAGGGACTGGAAGAGGGCGATGCCGTGGTCGTCGCCGGCAAGGCCGCGCTGCGCGAAGGCAGCGCGGTGCAGGTGCTGGGCGAGGCCGCGGCCGACAAGGCGAAGCCGGAGCCGGCCGCGGCGGCGCGGGCGGGCAACTGATGGGCCCGCACGATCCGCCGCCCGGGGGCGGCTTCGACCTGGTCGAGTTCGCCACGCGGCGCCGCGTCACCATCGCGATGATGACGCTGACCCTGGTGCTGTTCGGCCTGATCTCGCTGTCGGGCCTGAAGGTGGAACTGCTGCCCGACCTGAGTTACCCCACGCTGACCGTGCGCACCGACTACGAAGGCGCCGCGCCGGCGGAAGTCGAGACCCTGATCTCGCAGCCGGCGGAAGAGGCGCTGGGCGTGGTCAAGGGACTGCGCAAGCTCAAGTCGATCTCGCGTACCGGCCAGAGCGATGTCGTGCTCGAGTTCGCCTGGGGCACCGACATGGAGCAGGCCGGGCTCGACGTGCGCGACAAGATGGAGACGCTGCAGCTGCCGCTGGAAGCGTCGCCGCCGGTGCTGCTGCGCTTCAACCCGTCGACCCAGCCGATCATGCGCCTGGCGTTGTCGTCCACCCAGGAAGGCGGCAGCGAGGCGGATGCCGTGCGTCGCCTGATGGAGCTGCGCCGCTATGCCGACGACGACCTCAAGCGCAAGCTCGAGCCGGTGGCCGGCGTCGCCGCGGTCAAGGTCGGTGGCGGGCTCGAGGACGAGATCCAGGTCGACATCGACCAGCGCCGGCTGGCCCAGCTCGGCCTGTCGCTGGACAACGTGATCGAACGATTGCAGCAGGAAAACGTCAACCTCTCCGGCGGACGCCTGGAGGAAGGCTCGCAGCGTTACCTGGTGCGCACGGTCAACCAGTTCGCCACGGTAGAGCAGATCGGCGAGATGCTGCTCACCACCGCGGGTGGCGCGTCCGCTGCGTCGTCCACCGGCGAGAACCAGCAACTGATGACCGCGATCCTGGGCAGCCGCGATCCCAACGTGATCGCGGCGTTGCGCAGCGACGGCGGTGGTGGCGGCACCTCGCCGGTGCGTCTGCGCGACGTGGCGCAGGTGCGCCAGGGCTACAAGGAGCGCGAGGCGGTGATCCGCAGCGCCGGCCACGAGGCGGTCGAGCTGGCGGTCTACAAGGAAGGCGATGCCAATACCGTGTCCACCGCCGACGCGCTCGAAGCGCGGCTGGAACTGGTCCGCGAACAACTGCCGCGCGACATCGAGATGACCGTGGTCGAGGACCAGTCGGTCTTCATCCGGCACGCGATCCGCGACGTCAAGGTCGATGCGGTGATCGGCGGCGTGCTCGCGATCCTGATCATCTTCCTGTTCCTGCGCGACGGCTGGAGCACGTTCGTGATCTCGCTGTCGCTGCCGATCTCGATCATCACCACGTTCTTCTTCATGGGCCAGCTGGGCCTGAGCCTCAACCTGATGTCGCTGGGCGGGCTCGCGCTGGCGACCGGGCTGGTGGTCGACGACTCGATCGTCGTGCTCGAATCGGTGGCCAAGGCGCGCGAGCGCGGACTGGGCATCCTGGAAGCGGCGATCTCGGGCACGCGCGAAGTATTCATGGCGGTGGTGGCCTCGACCCTGACCACGATCGCGGTGTTCCTGCCGCTGGTGTTCGTCGAGGGCATCGCCGGGCAGCTGTTCCGCGACCAGGCGTTGACCGTTTCGATCGCGATCGCGGTCTCGCTGGTGGTGTCGATGACCCTGATCCCGATGCTCAGCGCGCTCAAGGACCGGCCACCGATGGCGTTCCCCGAAGAGGAACCGCATCCGCAGTGGCGTCCGGCCAGCCGCTGGAAGAAGCCGGTCGCCGCCACCGGACGGGGCATCGGCGCGACCATCCGGGGTCTGTTCTTCGCCGCGGCGTGGGCGCTGGTGCGCTTGTGGCGCGGCCTGGTCGCCGTGGTCGGGCCGGTGATGCGCAAGGCCAGCGACCTGGCGATGGCGCCCTACAACCGCGCCGAGGCGCGCTACCTGCGGATGCTGCCGGCGGCGCTGGCGCGGCCCTGGCCGGTGCTCGCCGGCGCGGCGCTGGCGTTCGCGCTGACCGTCGCGGCGCTGCCGTTCCTGGGCCTGGACCTGATCCCGCAGCTGGCCCAGGACCGGTTCGAGATGACCGCCAAGCTGCCGCCGGGCACCCCGCTGGCGCAGACCGACGCGCTGGTGCGCGACGTGCAGCGCAAGCATGCCGACGAGGAGGGCGTGCGCCTGCTGTATGGCGTCTCCGGAACCGGCACCCGGCTCGACGCCAGCCCGACCGAGAGCGGCGAGAACATCGGCAAGCTGTCGGTGGTGATGGACGACACCTCGCGCGAGGCGGCGCTGGTCGAGCGCCTGCGCACCACCATGCAGGCCTATCCCTCGGCGCAGGTGGATTTCGCGCGGCCGGAACTGTTCTCGCTGTCGCCGCCGCTGGAGATCGAGATCGAGGGCAGCGACCTCGAGGCGATCCGCGTCGCCGGCGTCCGCCTCGCCGGACTGATGCGCGCCAACCCGAACTACGCCGACGTCACCTCGACGGTGGAGCAGGGGTTCCCGGAGATCCAGGTCGTGTTCGACCAGGACCGCGCCGCCGCGCTGGGCCTGACAACGCGCCAGATCGCGGACGCGGTGGTGAACAAGGTGCGCGGCAACGTCGCCACCCGCTACAGCTTCCGCGACCGCAAGATCGACGTGCTGGTGCGGGTGCGGGAGTCCGAGCGCTCCTCGGTGGACGACATCCGGCGCCTGATCGTCAACCCGACCGGCGGCAACCCGGTGGAGTTGGCCTCGGTCGCCGACGTGGTCTCGACCTCCGGCCCGAGCGAGATCCACCGCGCCGACCAGCGCCGCGTCGCGATCGTTTCGGCCAACCTGCGCGACATCGACCTCGGCACCGCGATCGCGGACGTGGAGAAGATGGTGGCCGACAACCCGCTCGGCGCCGACGTGGTGATGCGCATGGGCGGGCAGGGCGAGGAACTGGGCGACTCGGTGCGCTCGCTGCTGTTCGCGTTCGGGCTCGCGGTGTTCCTGGTCTACCTGGTCATGGCCTCGCAGTTCGAATCGCTGCTGCATCCGTTCGTGATCCTGTTCACCATCCCGCTGGCGATGGTCGGCGCGGTCGCGGCGCTCATGCTCACCCGTTCGCCGATCTCGGTGGTGGTGTTCATCGGCCTGATCCTGCTGGTGGGGCTGGTGGTGAAGAACGCGATCATCCTGATCGACAAGGTCAACCAGTTGCGCGAGGCCGGCGTGGCCAAGCGCGAGGCACTGGTGGAGGGCGCGCGTTCGCGCCTGCGGCCGATCATGATGACCACGCTGACGGCGGTGTTCGGCTTCATGCCGCTGGCGCTGGCCTTCGGCGAGGGCGCGGAGGTGCGCTCGCCGATGGCGATCACCGTGATCGGCGGGCTGCTGGTGTCGACCCTGCTGACCCTGCTGGTGATCCCGGTGGTCTACGACCTGCTCGACCGCAAGCCCGACGAGCACTACGCGCAACGTGGCCGCCGCGCGCGCACCACCGCCGCGCAGGTCGCCGAAGTGCTGTCGCACGAGCACGATGCGCTGGACGGACCGGGTG
It includes:
- a CDS encoding efflux RND transporter permease subunit, with the translated sequence MGPHDPPPGGGFDLVEFATRRRVTIAMMTLTLVLFGLISLSGLKVELLPDLSYPTLTVRTDYEGAAPAEVETLISQPAEEALGVVKGLRKLKSISRTGQSDVVLEFAWGTDMEQAGLDVRDKMETLQLPLEASPPVLLRFNPSTQPIMRLALSSTQEGGSEADAVRRLMELRRYADDDLKRKLEPVAGVAAVKVGGGLEDEIQVDIDQRRLAQLGLSLDNVIERLQQENVNLSGGRLEEGSQRYLVRTVNQFATVEQIGEMLLTTAGGASAASSTGENQQLMTAILGSRDPNVIAALRSDGGGGGTSPVRLRDVAQVRQGYKEREAVIRSAGHEAVELAVYKEGDANTVSTADALEARLELVREQLPRDIEMTVVEDQSVFIRHAIRDVKVDAVIGGVLAILIIFLFLRDGWSTFVISLSLPISIITTFFFMGQLGLSLNLMSLGGLALATGLVVDDSIVVLESVAKARERGLGILEAAISGTREVFMAVVASTLTTIAVFLPLVFVEGIAGQLFRDQALTVSIAIAVSLVVSMTLIPMLSALKDRPPMAFPEEEPHPQWRPASRWKKPVAATGRGIGATIRGLFFAAAWALVRLWRGLVAVVGPVMRKASDLAMAPYNRAEARYLRMLPAALARPWPVLAGAALAFALTVAALPFLGLDLIPQLAQDRFEMTAKLPPGTPLAQTDALVRDVQRKHADEEGVRLLYGVSGTGTRLDASPTESGENIGKLSVVMDDTSREAALVERLRTTMQAYPSAQVDFARPELFSLSPPLEIEIEGSDLEAIRVAGVRLAGLMRANPNYADVTSTVEQGFPEIQVVFDQDRAAALGLTTRQIADAVVNKVRGNVATRYSFRDRKIDVLVRVRESERSSVDDIRRLIVNPTGGNPVELASVADVVSTSGPSEIHRADQRRVAIVSANLRDIDLGTAIADVEKMVADNPLGADVVMRMGGQGEELGDSVRSLLFAFGLAVFLVYLVMASQFESLLHPFVILFTIPLAMVGAVAALMLTRSPISVVVFIGLILLVGLVVKNAIILIDKVNQLREAGVAKREALVEGARSRLRPIMMTTLTAVFGFMPLALAFGEGAEVRSPMAITVIGGLLVSTLLTLLVIPVVYDLLDRKPDEHYAQRGRRARTTAAQVAEVLSHEHDALDGPGARG